The genomic window tttaactgctggatgcaaTATGTCTACTATACTTCACTGAAAAATTcactctcagtgtttgtgcagtggaggtttcaagtttcctcATCACACTTGTCTAAGTTTTATATtggtcaaacatccaagtgaaataaaaataagcaaaacatatttttgggtAAGGGGGAGTAATCGGTTCCTGAATACATTTGAACCGAGAAATGTAAACTTAAACTGTAAACTTTACTAGATAAAAAATCGAGATGACTTTAATAAAGAACACTTGCTAATATTAAAGAGATACAGTACTGTGtgtggtatatatatatacacacagtactgtgcaaaaagttttaggcaccctagatgtttagattcttatccattatgcaatagcatcagggaggtgtctgatcggtcccaaattgattcatgacatgacaatgaccctaAGCATgcagctagagtcataaagaactattttcagcaacaagaagaatgatgagtcctgcaacagatgggatggtttggcccccacagagccctgatctcaacatcatagAGTCAATCTGgtattacatgaagaagcacctgagagGCCTGAATAATAAATCCAGAAGAAGAACATtgtttctccaggatggttacaacaacctacctgcaagttaaaaactgtgttaaagtgtaccgaggagaactgctgctgttttaaaggcaaagctgctcacagcaaatattgatttcatttaggtttctgctgtttactcaactttgtaagaagttaattgataaattaaaacaatctaTAGCAATATTTGTGTAAGCATCCTtgctttacttttagtgcctaaaacttttgcacagtactgtatatgataTTAAGATATTATATTAAGAATTCAACCATCAAAACACTCTATAATCATACCCCGGTCAACTGAAACTGAGAATTGGTGATGAGACAGAAGAACAAAACCGCACAAAAATGCAACAACGGTGCATCATTTCAAAGAAATCAGGAAACTGACTTGGGGAAATCCCTTAGAAATGAAGACTATGAATAACATTTGTAAGACACAcatcatttttcaaaatcaGTAAGGAATAAAATGATTGCTTTTAAGTTTCAGACATTGACTATATTTCACTCCTGTCAAAATGCACATGTACGTACATGTATGTAACACTGATCTGATTTGATATTGTAAACAAGACAATGATGCCTTTTCCCACATGATTTGGTATTGCCCAAAAATAAAGGTTTTCTGGAGAAACATAAGAAAGTCCCTGGTTAAGATTATAGGTCATAATGTCCCTTGTGATCCACTGATGTGTCTGTTAAACTATAGTCAAAGCAGCAGGTCCATGCTCAGGATGAAAATAATAACTATACATGTATGACCTGAAACTGGAAGGATGCAGAACAGATCAGAGTATGAACACGACTCCGTACATTTCTAGAGACTATATGGATGGAGAGAGCTGCATCCAACttttcaacaacaacagttaTGGAGCGACATGTGTCCGGAACATTCCCACCTTTTCAGGAATCTTGAGACTcacaatttaattttcatttaacatCATTTATGTCTTTAGTTGATGTGAAAGCCATGTGGCCCACTTCAATAACCCATATGATCATTAGgcctttgttgtgtttttctttcttgtgattgtcttttgtgtttgttcattcTTATGTTATGTTAAGGTTATAGTAAtaaattctatttatttatttattgtttgtccATTGATATGTCATTGCAAATGCATCCGTCATTTTACATCTACAGTACCTAAGTTTGAGCTTCAAGTTTTGAGAGACAATGAGTCATATTATTATCTAAACTCTCCTAGAATGTGAATTTAATTTGCTCTTTTTGCTGCATTTGTATATTACTGTGTTGAGACAGTGTAATAACATAGCAGACACCCTAAAATGTTTGTTCCTGCAGTGTATTTTAATCCACATTCAATACTGAGTCATTGATTAGCTGAGACAACGGAGAACAGAGGCTTCCACTCAGTTGCAAGAGTCCAGAGGCCAGCCCAGTTCCTTCAGAAAACTACGCCTCCCATAATGCACTGTGCCATACTTTTCCAGCTGAAGATGTGAGTGACCTGAACGCCACCCAATAAGGGCCTGACTTGTCTGTGGAACAGGTGGAGAGGGGCCAACCTGAAAAGACAGatagagttagggttaggtccatagatagatagacagatagatagatagatagatagatagatagatagatagatagatagacagatagatagatagatagatcatGTGTATCGTACGTGGATGTATTTTTCTGGAGGGGTCGAAGGTCGTGCTGCCAGGTGATGGGGAAGCTCCACTCTCCTGACTGCCTCCATCAGCTTCGTACTCTCCCTCTCATACTGAAATACAGAGAAGATTTGCTTGTGTGATGCCTGctaatgtttgtttcatgtaatATACTCAAAGACTTAAAACaacatctgtgttttcttttcctccgaGAAGACGTTTTCTTTGTTATTAAAGGATAAaactggcaattttctatatttttcttattgttaacaaatctcatgtgcagagtcaaaccaacaatgaattcatcAACTTCcaagcattgtgtgtgtatccaaagcctgatatatcttattcctttgAGCCGTGgacactattaaaaacatggGATGTGTTCTTTGTGCCCGCAGAGCGTGGTTATTCTGTTTGTTTAGAGACAGCTCCAAAGACAAATAACAGCGATCAAGTTTTTACTCTTCAGAAAGTATTTCTATATCAGAAAAAAGTCCATCGCAAATGCAGGGACAAGGTCATCCAGTGCAACTGTGTggctcattaacatgtttttaagagtttttggacaacaacagaggtccacaacataaagaaaacagagagttgacagccttatcctttaatgtgtGCAATCTGCTGTCTTGCCTTAATGTACTTGCTGTTGCACTTTTTCAACAGTAGAGTGCAGTGTGAGACTGATGCACCACTTTTTTCTCTCAATCACTGAGAAGTCAGCAAAGGCGAGAAAcatctccctttctcttttaatttttactgtattttaggATCTTATAACTGTTATATGCAGGGTGATGTGGATTGTGTGAGTGTATACCTCCTTGTACGCCTCGGTAAGGAAGCCCCACTTGCTGGGCCAGACGTCAGCCGAATCTTTCACAACTTTTACATGCGctttcctacacacacacaaacagacacacacacacacacacacagttgtgtttccatcatttCAGAGGAcgttacattgacttacattgaTTTCTTGGAGACTTACTTCAACCATAACCTTACCTTAACCTTAATCCAAGTCTTCATCCtaaaatttaatgatttacttGATGGGGTCTTGCTTTTTGACCCCAAATGTTTGTTTAAGATCCCCCCAGTCAtatattaagacataaaaatacccCGCTTGGAACAATAAGCtctgtctgatgtggtttttcaacaaaaaaagtataattaccataTTAAAATCCTCAAAATGGCATCTGCTCCGTCTCCCTCATTAACAAttccagaatatatgaatatgcaagtatatctcatttcagaagttgaactgctggacacaggatgtctcctacttcattgTAAAGTACATTCTTGGTGTTTGTAAATGATATCCTCATCATTTAACCTTCAATTGTATCTACAATTCTAGTTCAAGACTACAAGACTTGTGGGGGCTGTAGTTGTTCAGTTCTAACATAATAATACATGTCTTATCTTTGATAAAACCGTGTTTTCAGATTTGCAAACAGAAAACCCCAATATCAGCAAAAACCTGGAAAACATGCATGACGAAAGCTGATCTGACCCCTATATGACAGTGTATTGTTGCCACCATGACTATACATGCAAAATTTCTCCTTGTAAcaggaaaaataacattttctcaaTTTGAGGAGATCCTACtaccaaattatttttttatttttacaagaAACCTTCTTGTAATTACATTAAATCAATGAATCTCATTATGTAAAACCAGTAACACTTCTCTCTTATAATGACATACCAAGTTATCTCGATAAACAAGAAACATTTACTGTTAAAACATAATAGGTTGTTGGTATGTTGCTACAAGAAACttctatattttaaaaatgaggaaaacatCACAACTTATTCAGAATTTTGTCAAGTAACTTCAAACATCCAGTCAACATGATAATAATCCTCCCAACCAATACTAACTAAGAACATCATCTTTGCCATCTTTCCAAATGcgtacatatttgtgtgattaaaataaaacacagatgacaCAAAGCAATGAAAAAAGTTAGAAATCAGTCAGCAGGTTTACCAGATTTCATCTTGATGCACAAAGTTGATGGGTTCAGATGTTCGCTGTGAATCCGCCATCTGTCCTGCccggtgtatgtgtgtgtatgtatgtgtgtgtgtgtgagtatgtgtggcttctttctttctgcccGGCTAATGTTTCACCTGTGTGTAAGTCACACTGACAGACCTGTTTACTGTCGTCATGGAGATGGAGTTCCCTGACATGTAtatctctttctccctgtcctgtgtgtgtaaccgTGGCGACGATGGGATGGAACCACTGGAGCTCAGacagctttgtgtttttagtcaCACTAGCTGTGTCCActgctttggtccagactgaaatatctcaacaaccactgcgtggattggcatgaaatttggtacaataATTGATGGTACTTTTATGGTGAATAttgatgactttggtgatcccctgacttttcctctagcgtcaccagcaggtcaaagttatcattaattattaaattaagtaaattatCTCCACATCCACTGAATGGATTGGCACAAACTTTTATACAGACATTTGTGGGTAGATGTTGATTCCTACTGATACTGGTAATCCCCTCAtccttttcaaaatgtaaatatttccaatactttggtttatgaccaaatacctgcaaaatgaatTACATTgctatcagcctcagctgtactgttTAGTGCcaataagcaaatgttagcatgttaacatgctaaactatGATGCAGAACATGATTAACATTATTTGtcaaatatcagcatgttagcatagtcactgtgagcatgttagcatgctgacattagcttttagctcaaagcacagtacagcctcacagagcagttGGCATGGCTGTACACATTTAGTCTTGATTTTAGCCAATGGTTGATCAGCCTGCTGAGAATAATTAGGTCTTAAGTCTTACTGTACATAATACCAGTATTGGTGATGCTGAAATTGTAGCAAGAGAAGCTACAAGCTCAATGGAAATAGTTAAGCTACAGCAACACTACACTTTGTTTAAAGTAGCGAGATACAAGCTTCTCAGAAAAAGAAGCTTCCTTCACTGAAGCTATTTCACAatctactgtgtgtgtaaaataataaacaaatgctCTCATTATTTTGTATGAGTCATTTATTACACAAACAACAATacttattatttaataattgcTGTGTATAAAGCCATTCTAACAGGGTTTTTTGgggtgattttaatattatatgCTGGACAGTGATTGTAATCCTGTTGTGTCTGTTACAGTAGCAATGCCGTCAGCCAATCAATGACATGGATGAAGCCTAATCTTTCCACAAACTCTTGAAAAACAACCGACACATTTGATGTAGCCTCATtacattttagattttcttacacaaaaagttaatttcaacTTCAAGTTTTTTCTTTATATAGCTGCTGTTTTAAGATGAAATAAAGTCAGTTATAAGAATGAAACATAATTGTGTCATACTGTCACTAAAATGCCAAATGTTAGCTTTTGAAGATTGCATTggcattgttttcttttgtcctctgcAACACCGATTGACGTCCACTAGAGTGCAGCACCCAGGCAATAGTAGCATGAACTGCTCATCTTGGAAAATGTGCCCTATTAGATAGGACCACACAAATGTGATCTTGCTGTTTCATTATAAAACAAActtgtattttgtatatattataaaagttaataaaaactTTCAAAGATTCTGTAACCACCTAAATACTCCACACGTAAATGCTTTAAGAAATGTAGGGTTTCCTTTAGACAAAGTGATTTACATCAAATACAATAATGAAATTTG from Thunnus maccoyii chromosome 3, fThuMac1.1, whole genome shotgun sequence includes these protein-coding regions:
- the LOC121894467 gene encoding uncharacterized protein C20orf85 homolog, translating into MADSQRTSEPINFVHQDEIWKAHVKVVKDSADVWPSKWGFLTEAYKEYERESTKLMEAVRRVELPHHLAARPSTPPEKYIHVGPSPPVPQTSQALIGWRSGHSHLQLEKYGTVHYGRRSFLKELGWPLDSCN